The proteins below come from a single Asterias rubens chromosome 9, eAstRub1.3, whole genome shotgun sequence genomic window:
- the LOC117294692 gene encoding uncharacterized protein LOC117294692: MVVATWFPPFLDGLIFAIGVPGNYLVIKVFSKRHPHLHVHALIIGLALADLMVCVCRMVIMYIFIVVDPHVQNDAAIMRCRISDASLHFSIYMSLFLLTLIATDRYTACRVPRGFRRRSVNQWKTKFVIVLSTTSALILACAFTLPAEYKLLEEDGDQHHCIIVSPRWLTNVRLFSLLAATAVAFLVTFWLYLALFRAVRRRTRVSVDGHSRPSLSLISAATQVSLMLPHNFPASDLRAHPSLAATAPPGIEMNEVATTSFQRTENSLPSSVSSNDASRLNLTSKAPGRQQENRHNNKPRVKFDDLQTRVRCRDEYRLSELLKYPRRPRPTTNQFNSGIIRMAFAKSLLFFATWLPVLLLQTKHDFFRAGLSQDEDTWPSVALNLVLINSAVTVLIFLLVSRRFREVFKESFHSIRCFWEPRFERAFHPSYLNRYSK, from the coding sequence ATGGTTGTAGCCACATGGTTCCCGCCATTCTTAGACGGGCTGATATTCGCAATCGGCGTTCCAGGAAACTATCTCGTCATCAAGGTGTTCTCCAAACGTCATCCCCATCTCCACGTGCACGCCTTGATCATCGGGCTAGCGCTGGCCGACCTCATGGTCTGTGTATGCCGAATGGTCATCATGTATATCTTTATTGTTGTCGACCCACACGTCCAAAACGACGCCGCCATAATGCGCTGCCGGATCTCAGATGCGTCTCTTCATTTCTCTATCTACATGTCCTTGTTTCTTCTGACCTTGATAGCCACGGACCGGTACACTGCCTGCCGTGTACCCAGGGGGTTCAGACGGCGGAGTGTCAACCAATGGAAGACGAAGTTTGTTATAGTTCTTTCTACTACGAGTGCATTGATACTAGCGTGTGCCTTCACTCTACCGGCGGAGTACAAACTCCTTGAAGAAGATGGTGACCAACACCACTGCATCATCGTATCGCCGCGATGGCTAACAAACGTGAGACTGTTTTCGCTTCTCGCGGCGACTGCTGTAGCTTTTCTGGTTACCTTTTGGCTGTACCTAGCCTTGTTTCGAGCCGTTAGACGCAGGACCCGCGTCAGCGTGGATGGTCACAGCAGACCTTCTCTGAGTCTCATCAGTGCTGCCACTCAAGTTTCTCTCATGTTGCCGCATAATTTTCCCGCATCTGATCTAAGAGCACACCCCTCGCTGGCCGCCACGGCACCGCCCGGCATTGAAATGAATGAAGTGGCCACAACGTCATTCCAACGAACCGAGAACAGCCTACCATCATCAGTCTCATCAAATGACGCATCGCGTCTAAATCTAACATCAAAGGCCCCTGGTCGGCAGCAGGAAAATCGCCACAACAACAAACCCCGGGTGAAATTCGACGATCTGCAAACGAGGGTACGATGCCGTGATGAGTACCGGCTGTCTGAATTACTTAAGTACCCTCGGCGGCCGCGGCCAACTACCAACCAATTCAACTCCGGCATCATCCGAATGGCATTTGCCAAATCGTTACTGTTCTTCGCGACGTGGTTACCAGTCCTGCTTCTCCAAACAAAGCACGATTTTTTCCGCGCTGGTCTTTCGCAAGACGAAGATACTTGGCCAAGTGTTGCTCTTAACCTAGTCCTGATTAATTCGGCTGTGACTGTACTAATATTCTTACTTGTTAGTCGTCGATTTAGAGAAGTTTTTAAGGAGTCATTTCACAGCATCAGATGTTTCTGGGAACCACGTTTCGAGAGGGCATTCCACCCGTCGTACTTGAACCGTTATTCAAAATGA